The sequence below is a genomic window from bacterium.
TCTTACCAAGGGTCAGCGGCTCTCCGAGTATATCAAGTTCTTCGGACAGGGGAATATGAATGTTCATATTCGCCAGCGTTCCCTGTAACTCTTTCAGCGACGACCAGGAAAACCGTCTGTTACCCTGCATGCTGTAACTCCCATCATTTCACCCTTTATACCGGAACATGTCCTCGTAATGTCCGGATGGCAGAAATATACCTCCGCTTTTCTCATAGAAATCCTTATCAAGCATGAACACTCCCC
It includes:
- a CDS encoding NADH:flavin oxidoreductase, whose protein sequence is MQGNRRFSWSSLKELQGTLANMNIHIPLSEELDILGEPLTLGKTMIPNRIAIHPMEGCDGTPEGKPDDLTFRRYERFASGGAGLV